The region GTGGGATGTGGGTCGCGTCGTAGCATCTGCATCTGCCGAGATTtcacaacaataataataataataataacggCATGCGGGTGTTGTTCCTGCTCCATTCATGCACGCGCATCTGTATGCGGGAGAGGGCGAGGGAGAGTGTATACCGGGTACCGTTATTGGGTCAGCGTGTTGCCAACTGCCGAAAAACGCAGCCAGCGTGTTGCCAACTGCGCGATGGCCGGAGTTAACGGTGtaaaagcacacacactcgggcACATGAAACGAGGCCGCTCCGCACGTTGCTTTTGTAATGAAGAGCAATGCACTTTCGACGCAAACACACACTCAGACAGAACAGATACATACAGACGCACCCGGGGAGATGCCAGCGGTATGTACACAAAGGCCGGAAAGGGGCGCGTTTTTGGGGGGTGGAATGCGGGTGGGTGGACCATGTACTGATACATATACCCCATTTAAGACATCCTTCGGGGGAGTTTTTGGGGACAGGAGGGTGGTTTCTTCCCGTTTCCGCAATTTGCCTCTTAAAGCACTGCTTAAATTTCCGTCAAATTGTGTGTATACACCCGTGGCttgaatttattgattttcatGGGCAATTGCTTTAATTTCACTGGCCAGCTGGGCTTTAAAACGTCATCAGCGGTGTGCCACCAAACAAAAACTAGTTTCACGGCGGGGAAAAATGCGCGCGGTCAAAGTGGTCAAGCAACgcacaacaaaaacagaaaatatctCTTTTTTCAGGGAGCGGTCACCAAAAACTTGAAATTCTTCCgactttcttgttattttcaCGCAGCGGTTTCTTATTGGCCGCTTACACCCTCACAGAATATTGATTTTCTCAATTTCTTTACCCGAATCGGCACTCGGAATAAACGCTTTTCAGCCCCGTAGCCGTGGCGCTGCCTTTTCCTGGCTTTTCCTTTGGCCTTTCCCAGCACTTTTCACCGCCTCACAGATTTCACAGCCGCCCACGAGCAGCAAACGCACGCAAGTAAAATAATCAACACTCGAAAAAGGCGCTGAACAACACCATCCACCAGCGCAACAACAACACTGAGTGCGCCAGTATttacaactacaacaacaccACCAGCACACCATACACCACACACCTTGtaacttgtttgttgttgtttcgctCGCACATCGAGAGCGAGCAGTGCGGGCGCGAGAGGGAGACAACACCACCTGCTCTGTATACAAATGCAGCTTAGGTGAAACGATTTTGCTGGCTGCGCGGTTCTTTCAATTGCCCGAATTTCGCGAGAAACTGCACTTCCGAGACGATGCGCGACTTGAGCTCTAGAAACAGCGATTTTGGAGCATTTTTATGCCGAAACAAGAAAAACCTCGGTTACCAGACGAATGGGCAAATTTCTAGCGATGGGCACTTTCTTAGAGACGGGCAAGTTTCGTAGAGATGGGCTAGTCTAGGAGCAACTGTATTTTGTCCCTTACATCAATActtaaaaaacataatatttatcaaaatcaattaaaatatttgtagctccgtaatttcaattaaacccgcaaaagtttttattcttattgaaataaattggaCACACTGTAGACCTTCTTTTTTCGAGCGCTAATTTTTGGTCACACTTATGCACTTGACTTGATATTTCTGTTTGTTTGAAAGCTATTGTTTTGTTGTATATGTTCTACTGACTATATAAACTAGAGGTATACTCATACCCTATTAGTATAAGATCTCGTATATCTGTTCTacatttgattatttttagttttgaaaGTATGGTTGGCTCCCGGCGTTGCCAGACGAGACAACGTGCCATCACTAGTTGGCGACTTATCGTACAGTGTTGAGCAACGCTCGAGCCCAAACAGCTGTgggaaaaatcaattttgcAACTCCCTCGCGTTTTTCTGAAGAAAGTCTTTCTCCGCGAAAAAACCCAGGAAAAAATGACCAACGGAGACTGCTTTGTGGTTTTGCCCGAGAACTGTGCCGAAGGAACGCTGATCATTGGTCGCAATGCAGAAGACGAGAAGAACGTAAACGTTGCTTCGGAGGTTTGCTTCTACGACGTGGGAGAGGTGTTGGAGGGGAAGGTAAAGAAAGACTCCTCCGAAACGAAGCTCGATCAATGACTCACCGCTGAAACACCTCGCCTTTCAGACTGACGGTGGAGCTGCTGCCGAGACGAGCGGCGACGTCGTGCGCATCATATTGCAGAAACCGCAGCCGGGCCTTTGGGGCGGAGACTTTGGGGCCAACGAACGCGTGGCCGTAGGCCTCACCTGGGCGGCAGGTGAAAATGAGGCCAAGGACAGCGATTGCCTGCTCGGCACGGACATTGTGCGGTACGTTGTTTGCTAACCAATCTCTGGAAGAATCATTGGCAAAACCAATTACAAATGTCTAGCTTTTTGGGAGACAGGAGTATCCACCTGTTATTTGCACTACTgtatatcatttaaaattttttttctttaactcACTTAGCtcttaattgaaaaaaaacttGCCTTAAGTTAGAAATTCGTATACAgatgtttttcagtttttagttCGACAAAACatacaaacaaattttaattaacagttccctattatcttttaattcaTATGAATTTCGACAATTATGATaatttgtgtgtttgtgccTCTCCTTGTTATCTAACAGATTTgcttattcaaaatttttgtttgatccgttatatatttttatacatgcATGTAGCAAGGAGCAAGCCAAAAAAACTATATTACTAAAAGCAATCCACCCGCAATGTTTTAATCAAACTTAAAACAGTTTCTTTGAGAATATaatgtaataatataaaagtatGATATAATATGTGTATATAAGCACTccaatatataaattttaacgcaggaaagttaataaaaatgtatatcccCTTAATCAGTTATTCTTTTAGGGAACAATAGAGACcaatcatattattttaatccATTCTTTTTTCTAACTATCTTATTCTAGGTTGACTTTGGCTGTGGCCAAAGACGTGGACGATGCTGTAGATCGCATTGGAGCTTTGGTGGCCAGCCACGGTCATGACAACTCAAAACTTAACTTCATAGTGTGTGATGCCGCTGCCGCTTGGTTTGTCAGTTGCTCTGGCAAGGTCTGGGCCGCCGAGAAGTTGGAGGCCAGCTTTATGCGTCTGCCCTCAGGTGGACTGGCTGTGACCACTGTGGTTAACAAGTCCAGCGAGGGATTGGATGATGCGGCTAGTTTTGCCGCTGCCCACGATGCAGAGGCCCAGGCACCGGCAGAGGATTGGTGTGGACCCAAGCCAGCTGGCGATGGAACATACACGCAACACGACATGTTTGAGACGCTGCGAGCCGCTAGCAACGCGAGCAGCTCGAGGGCGGCCACCGTTTCGGTGTTGTCGAGCAAGGGGATCTCGTGCCATTGGTTCACTGGCACGCCCAATGCCGCTGAGTCTGTGTTCAAGCCGTTTGTTTTTGCTCCCAAGCCGAGGATTTCGCCGCTTACCCAAGTGCAGCCCGATGCGGACTTGACGCTGCTGCACAAGCTCCACTCGCAACGAAAGCCTGCGGCCTTGGAGCACTTGCGTAGCTTGGAACGGTCCTGCGTGGATGAACTAAACAACTACTTCTCACTGCAGGATCACGCTAGTGACGAGCTGGACGAGCTCCTCAAGGACTGTGTCGAGGCGGAAGTCAAGTTCTATCGCTAGACAAACGAATACTATCTATATGGATACTCCAAAAACTAGCTTGCAAGCTCTATTGAGCCTCGGGATTTGACTTGAGCATTCTTATGGCATTACCAAATAGGCTATAGTCGGCAAAACATTTTCTTGTGCAATCtcttatagattttatttcctttagtttttatgcttttgcgtgatatttcaaatattatttattctcCTTCAGTGGGCAATCTCTGACttgaatttaaagtattattatgTGACATTCCAGGCTTAGTTTAACGATTTACATActtgcattaaaatatatacgaTACATACACAAATATACACTATATACGGCTCTCAAATAAACGCATAAAATCTGcatttatataaaaagtagATGTTAATCTTATTTGGTTGTAGCACGGATAgcaaattattttgaattagGCTCAGTAGAGACACGTGTAAATATTCTGACCATGTTTGGTCTGACTCATCAATTTGTATTTCGCCAGAGTTGAAATTCCATCCCGAAGATACTCCCACAACAAAAGCTTTTCTTACTAATAGTTATCTGTGTATTTTTAGACGGATTCTACAACCAAGTTGGTTTTAAAAACAGTGTTATCATTGTGCAAGGCCTCCAGTTTTGTTATTTCAAAGGCCTGATAGATCTCACGGAAATCCATGATGTTGCGCGGGTCGCTGTCCATCCAAAAGCGGTCAAACTCAAAGAACAGATAGCAGTACAGCTTGTGGAAATCCTCAACTGTGCTAAAGTCCTGCCTGTGCTGCACCACCAGATTGTAGAAGTGAGTCTTGGCGGCGCCCGTTTTAACTAGATTGAAGGCCATGGAGGTAAGGTTAATGCCAACAATGGCGTAGGTGTAGCCGAGGGTGGGATGCATCGAGTGCAGGAGCACATGCTTGGCGGCGTCGTTGTAGGCAGTCGCGAAGTACAGCAAGTTCTCCAGACCAAGCATGCCCATTCCACGAAAATCGGTCTTTGGGTCGTCGCCCTGAAAGCCGATGTCCTGCCACTGTTTGCTTACGCGTCCGGTGAGAGGAGTCTCCGGCATGAGGAGTTGCCACAGACGCAGCAACTTTTGCTCGTGGTCTAAGTTATCGGAGTCGTATTTCTCCGCCCGCAACTGCTCCACTTGATGCATAAGACGGCGGTACCCCCAAATACTTGTCACACAGGAGCCGAAGAGGCGCGCAAAGTCCGGATGCACATTGTTCTTAATGCGTTTGGCTTGCATCACAATACGAGCAGCGCGAGGAGCTGGAAATGTCGGTATACATTTAGAAAGGATTattatataaactttaaaggattcttttttaattgaactcagaaacaaaatataaggGAAAGCCAAAACAAGATAACTTAatgactttttatattaaatggGTATAAATATCTTGGGTATCCGAAAAAAAGGAAGTATGAGTTATCCTTAAAACCATGATTAGTGGTTTACATTTTTGAGTTACATATTCGTACATAACTTgccaaaagtttaaaaagaTAATACATTTATCACAACGGTTTGAAACTATCCTTGGACCTACCAAACTCCAACAGCCCCGCATTGTCCACATATGGCGCCGCCTCGTTAAGGTCAAGTACAAGGCGACGAATCTGCGGTCTTTTGGATAAAGTTAGGGACCTTTCCACCTGGCTGGTCCGACTGGCACCTGCCCTGGCACCATAGCAAATCCTCTGGAGCTCCGAGAGCCTGGTGAAGGCGTGAAGAAACCACTTTATAAACGGCCTTATATAGCTAAAAATGAACGGCAGTAGTCTGTCCAAAAGAAACATTTTGCTAATGGGATGGCGAGAACTTTGTGAGTTGTGGGAGAGATTTCCGATTTTGTTTGTTGGTACCACGTGTTGCCAGGGCAACACGACGAAGTCAGCTTTCGATCACAGCTTAATTGGTGTCTATTGCACTGTTTGTTAACTTTTTGATTCTCCTGCatgaaacaataacaaaatccAATGTTTTGCCTAAAAAACATCAATCAGCTGATTGGCTAGTGCTGCCTCATGCAAAAATATTGGCGACATTCAGCACTAaccaaataattttaaatattcatatatatatatttcaaaaataaacatttattatgtATTGTATTTACTTTAGTACTTTGACGATACGGTGAATTCGTTGTAAAATTgttgtattttaatatatataatagcCGTATTTGCCATGGGATGGGCATGATTAGCGTAATTCTAATGCAAACGAAAACACGCCTTATTACAAAAATACACCTTCAAGACCATTTTAAagttcattttcatttattttataattgaataaattagATGTGCTGTTTCAGGAATCCCCCTTATGTATTTCCGCACTTTCGGCCAAATTAGCTTATAATAAACGGTCACACTGTTGTTATCATTACAAACAATTACCAATATCCTAAAATGATTGAAAAACAGTTCGTTTAGTAAAAAGATACCTAAAATCGGTTTAATTAACCTTTTTAATCATACTACAAATATTGCCTTCGCGTCAGAATTTACAGTTTTGCTGCTAGGCTCAGAAACCAATCTTGTGCGGCTTTCACCAATGAAGTAACCAGTACCAGTTACGGATAGCTTTGAGAATTGATTCTGTTCAGACAATATGAAGCGCAGATCCACTGTCAAAGACCCTTCCCCAAAAACCCTGCCCTATAAAGTGGTACACAATGAGATTTGCAAGCCCGGTACTGAGGAGAAAATTAGGATCTTGAACGAGAAAATGGATATGGTTCTccaaaatcaaaagaaaatgCTTCTTGTTTTAAGGTACATTTCAATAACTAGtgcttattgttttaatgttatctgttaattttgttttaaagccAACTAACTAATCGGGAAACCGATTCATTGGGACCCCAAATAGTTTCGGTAAATAGCATACGACACCTAATGAGTCCTGCGTCAGGGGATTGGTCACCACAAGAATTCCCATTGACGGAACTGGAACAAGTAGAAAAAATGGAGGAGGAAATGAATGATCCGATAAAGCAATCAATATATGTAAGTACCCACTAATTTACTtagtaaatattataaataattgtttcatTACCTTCCAGATCAAAACCATGCAGGACATTCTGAAACCCGGAGGAACACTCTGTCCTGGTGGTctgaaaaaacaatttcacCTCATActtgaaaaagattttttgaatgattttaattttgatggCATCCACAACAAGATTCCCCTCAAAAAGTTTGGAAATTTTAACAACGCTTTATTTGGTATGAATAATAGTGAGAAATCCaattcaaatgtttttttattaacatgAACCAATTATTTTGCAGAAGTTCAGAAGCGTGAAGGATACTTCAGAGACGACTACGTCTCTGAAATCAGACTAGCATTTCGTGCCTATAAAAACCGTAGACATAAGTTTATTTCCGATGCCCGGAAGAAACTTAGAGAAGCAATGGCCGTAATGGAGCCCCAAGTAAAATTTGAAGAGATTATGTATCCAGACTCAAATTAGCGTAatgtcaaatcaaaaatactgTTAAGACGattgtatataaataattttttggttgtaAATTAGTAACTATTATGTTGTTCTATTAAAACACACATTTTTTGGGTGCTCAAATTTTGTACTAAAAACCGTAAAACGTTACAAGTTGGAGTTGCAAATCTTAGGTTAGTTCAAAGTGGTGTATTTAGCTACGCTTGTATTAGCTCAATTAATCCATATCATCTTTAAACTTGCGAGCCATGGCGATTAGATAGAGCTATGTCTATGGGCTCCGGTCAAAAAGCTTTCGGCTCAAGTATATATTGCCGAGTCGTAAACCTTTATCGCTCAGTAGTATACCGGCACTGGACGCAGCTGACCGATAAGAAAACCAAAATGAGGCGTGATAATGGAAGACTGTGGGGAAAATTACACGACGGTGGGTACAGAAATTACAAATTTACGGGGCTACATCTCCCATTCCCAAATTCGTATTCTTCAGGAAAATTTGAGGTGCGCAGTGTCACCAAATCCGATCTGGGAGAGGCGCTAGATGTGAGTAGCCAcacaaaagttatttttaaaacgtcGACAAGCTGAATTAATTATCGCTACACCACAGCAGTTTTATGGCTGCACCATGTGTGATGTCTAACAGAGACATAAATCCACCTGACTACAAATTTGCTATACTCGGATTGCTCCGTTTGGAGCTATTTAAGTAAATTACAGTAAGCCAGCCAAGTTAAAAGTAAAATCTCGGATGATTGTAATTCAAATTcaactgaaattattatcaaCAGACAGCGCATACAATCAAACGAGACTTTAGAAGTTAAATGTCCAAGAACTATTTAGGTAAACTGCAGACATGTCGCTATGGCGTCGGTGGTGTAATGGTTAGCATAGTTGCCTTCCAAGCAGTTGACCCGGGTTCGATTCCCGGCCGACgcacttaaatttttttacaaatagttTTTAGCTTTTGCATCTTAATAGAAAGCTGTCATAAACacatattcatttttttacgcgaaaaaaatgaaagataataaaaataatgtttaatatATTACTTGCCTAGATGCCTTCGATGCAGTTTTCCCGGGTTCGATGGATGGTTTGAtgtttacaaataattttgtattaccattaaaaaattaaaaaacaacgtAATAAGAAAAGGTACCTTAACAAAAAGGTTCGTGGTTTCTgtagcttttaaaaaattgatttttgtttcatataaTCTAATGTCTACTAAATAATGTAATGATTTCTATCTCCCAAACCTTAAAGAGCTCAATGCGAACTTACATTTGGCAATCTTAGCTTAGCTTATTATATGGTTTAAATAAATAGCTTTAATAATATGTACTTTTTGTTTCAGGTTCTCGACCACTCCTTCTTTCTTAATGAATCGGTGTGCGTTGCATGTGAAATTAATTTACCGGAAAATCAACAAGCTCGTCTGGAGTTGCGTGAGCTGTGCAGGATAACCGCTCTTGATGGTGTTTCTCTGTTGGTCAAAGAGGTGGAGACTAATCGAGTGGTGTCCGTGTCCTTCAATAAACTTCAGGTAGttataaaagattatataaaaagtaacaTTAATCGTAcataccaaataaaatcaCAGTTCACACCACCGCCTGGCGAGGATCActtctttttaaaattccGCAATGAGGCGGCCAAAACTCCTCAGGCCAGGTGTCTAATGGACTTCATGATCGAAGTGGACGGCAGAATCGATGTGTGCGCCATGAACAACATGGATTGCTTCTGTGAACTGATGTTCCTGGCCACTTTGCCGAGCCACGAGCGGCTGGGGTTGGGACGCTCTTTGGCCCAGTTCACGATAGAACTGACTAAGGAGCTGGCTGAGGGAAAAGGTCTGGATATGGATGAAAAGCTGAGATCAAAACGCCCAGCCGCTGTCACCGCACTTTGGACTTCGAGTTTCTCTCAGAAAGTGGGCAAAGCCACCAACTTTAAAGTACTTAACGCGGTTCCCTATTCTGAATTCGAATACAACGGCAAGCGCTTCGATGAGCGCATTAGTCCCTTGCACAAATTCTGCGAGCAtgtcatatttaaattttgaaaccgAACAGATTATTAAGTAAAAGATTAGTTGTGCGTCGGCCAGCGATACAATCCGGAGCAAATGCTTGGAAGGCAACTTTGCAAGAAACGTGTACAACGTGttctgtatatattttatttttgattttttaattctttccTGTGTGGtactattataataatatgttACATGCTTTAAGTTAATATGCAGAactaaaaaaacttaaaaaaatttaagtgcGTCGGCCGGGAATCGAACCCGGGTCAACTGCTTGGAAGGCAACTATGCTAACCATTACACCACCGACGCCATACTGCTTCGTGATGCAGTTTACCTAATTCAGTGGTGGGCAGAGTATCAGTATTGTGTCTACCATGGATAATGTACtggctataaaatataatttatcgATAGTTTGCGGTCACACTGCTAGGCACTGCGCCATGCAGTACACTGTTATTTTAGCAGAGCAGTGTAATTTCCACAGCGTTTTGTTACGTCgtgataatataataatatatttcacTTGTTTAGCCTATATTTAGTTGAAGCAAACAATTATAGGGGTCGGAAATTGCCGACGGCAATACCGAATGCTTGGCGAAAGTTTCTGTGAGAATTTCTCAAAAGTTAATAGAGTAAGGGAAATACGAATGTGGGCAGGAACAGCGGGGTAACTCCAGCGGTGATGGCCCTTTCCTGCACTATTGTGGCAATATGTGCCGATTGGAGAAAACCGttaaatcttaaattattaaactgCTCCTAGGCTATCAAAGGATCATTAAGGAACGCCAATAGACTAAAAAGAAACGCCAAGCCAAAGTTTCCATACCCTTGCAAGTCATTCCGTGGGAGCATAAGATTTTCGGAGCTCTTTGATTCTTAGAAAAGTTAAACCCAATAACAGAATTTATAAGATAATTTCAcattcacttttttttatttttcaaagcgCAATAATTAGTGCTACGGCTTGAAATTTTTCTTTGCgttaaaaagagtaaaaggCTTTCATAGTTTTAATgtgcaaaaaaatgtatttctcatTGGTTCATTAACATTATTTTGGCAACACAGTAGCGGAAGTGGTATATTTAGCgtataattaaatatgttaaaaacacaagAGAGGTGTATAATGCATTAAGCCGCAGTCAGGAagacttttccgaccccatcaTGTACCTATGTACCTTATCAGCATCCGTTGACGAGAAGATCTAGACATCGTCTTGTATACAGACAGACGTCTGCCTGTGACCGTCACAACCCCTAACCCATTTAGGAGGTGTTTAAGTTTGATCAATCAAAAATGGTTGAGTagtgcatttaaaaaaatgtacttccaaattttaaatttagtcaGAACCACGAAGCTATACGAGTAGTGAAGTGTAGGGTAAGGTGACGAACGATTTGTTTTCTAATGTTACTTTCCCaaatgcaatattttttaaatgtgtaAACGCGAATATTGCTAAAAGTaatattcgaaattctaaCAAAGCTAAGTCCTACAGCTTTTGGCGTGAACcactcttttttaataaattttgatttaactGGCGACGTATCTAAAACACTATGAAAAAGCAATAAAGCTACAGCAGTTAAAATCATCTGGTACtattatgttttattatattttacacaAAAACAACGATAACAAttcaaattctttaataaaataagttcGTCACGAGGGTACCGTGACTTAATAGACTTGGAGCAAAAACGGTGTCACTCTCAAAcagagcaaataaaaaattattcataaaGATCtcatttttacttatt is a window of Drosophila biarmipes strain raj3 chromosome 3R, RU_DBia_V1.1, whole genome shotgun sequence DNA encoding:
- the LOC108027369 gene encoding ELMO domain-containing protein 2, whose product is MFLLDRLLPFIFSYIRPFIKWFLHAFTRLSELQRICYGARAGASRTSQVERSLTLSKRPQIRRLVLDLNEAAPYVDNAGLLEFAPRAARIVMQAKRIKNNVHPDFARLFGSCVTSIWGYRRLMHQVEQLRAEKYDSDNLDHEQKLLRLWQLLMPETPLTGRVSKQWQDIGFQGDDPKTDFRGMGMLGLENLLYFATAYNDAAKHVLLHSMHPTLGYTYAIVGINLTSMAFNLVKTGAAKTHFYNLVVQHRQDFSTVEDFHKLYCYLFFEFDRFWMDSDPRNIMDFREIYQAFEITKLEALHNDNTVFKTNLVVESV
- the LOC108027368 gene encoding secernin-3, producing MTNGDCFVVLPENCAEGTLIIGRNAEDEKNVNVASEVCFYDVGEVLEGKTDGGAAAETSGDVVRIILQKPQPGLWGGDFGANERVAVGLTWAAGENEAKDSDCLLGTDIVRLTLAVAKDVDDAVDRIGALVASHGHDNSKLNFIVCDAAAAWFVSCSGKVWAAEKLEASFMRLPSGGLAVTTVVNKSSEGLDDAASFAAAHDAEAQAPAEDWCGPKPAGDGTYTQHDMFETLRAASNASSSRAATVSVLSSKGISCHWFTGTPNAAESVFKPFVFAPKPRISPLTQVQPDADLTLLHKLHSQRKPAALEHLRSLERSCVDELNNYFSLQDHASDELDELLKDCVEAEVKFYR
- the LOC108027077 gene encoding uncharacterized protein LOC108027077, which produces MKRRSTVKDPSPKTLPYKVVHNEICKPGTEEKIRILNEKMDMVLQNQKKMLLVLSQLTNRETDSLGPQIVSVNSIRHLMSPASGDWSPQEFPLTELEQVEKMEEEMNDPIKQSIYIKTMQDILKPGGTLCPGGLKKQFHLILEKDFLNDFNFDGIHNKIPLKKFGNFNNALFEVQKREGYFRDDYVSEIRLAFRAYKNRRHKFISDARKKLREAMAVMEPQVKFEEIMYPDSN
- the LOC108027058 gene encoding uncharacterized protein LOC108027058 isoform X1 yields the protein MRRDNGRLWGKLHDGKFEVRSVTKSDLGEALDVLDHSFFLNESVCVACEINLPENQQARLELRELCRITALDGVSLLVKEVETNRVVSVSFNKLQFTPPPGEDHFFLKFRNEAAKTPQARCLMDFMIEVDGRIDVCAMNNMDCFCELMFLATLPSHERLGLGRSLAQFTIELTKELAEGKGLDMDEKLRSKRPAAVTALWTSSFSQKVGKATNFKVLNAVPYSEFEYNGKRFDERISPLHKFCEHVIFKF
- the LOC108027058 gene encoding uncharacterized protein LOC108027058 isoform X2, encoding MEDCGENYTTVLDHSFFLNESVCVACEINLPENQQARLELRELCRITALDGVSLLVKEVETNRVVSVSFNKLQFTPPPGEDHFFLKFRNEAAKTPQARCLMDFMIEVDGRIDVCAMNNMDCFCELMFLATLPSHERLGLGRSLAQFTIELTKELAEGKGLDMDEKLRSKRPAAVTALWTSSFSQKVGKATNFKVLNAVPYSEFEYNGKRFDERISPLHKFCEHVIFKF